A portion of the Lysinibacillus timonensis genome contains these proteins:
- a CDS encoding IS256 family transposase, translating to MQNYENMTIKDLARECQSVDDIIEMMKSLFKETLQLVFEAEIEDHLGYTKHSSQGINTGNSRNGYRTKVIKTKFGNTRLSIPRDRNGEYEPQIVKNYESSINGLEEQILALYSKGMSTRDIESHMNDIYGVDVSPSLVSKVTDKILPQIVEWQSRPLDRVYPIVYLDAVHFKVKHENRIINKAAYTVLGVNSDGIKDILGIWIGENESASFWLSVCTDLKSRGVEDILIACKDGLSGFSEAIQSTFPQTHIQLCVIHQIRNTMKYVASKERQAFMNDLKKVYKASILEQAELEFKKLKESWNNKYPKVIESWEENWLELTTYFSYPTEIRKIIYTTNTVEGFHRQLRKVTKTKSAYPTDNALKKIIYLATMDAIEKWNKPIPGWLECEGQFKILFAGRI from the coding sequence ATGCAAAATTACGAAAATATGACGATTAAGGATTTAGCCAGGGAGTGTCAATCTGTCGATGACATCATTGAGATGATGAAATCTTTATTTAAAGAAACATTACAACTTGTATTTGAAGCTGAAATAGAGGATCACCTGGGCTATACAAAACACAGTTCTCAGGGAATTAACACTGGTAATAGTCGAAATGGATATAGAACAAAGGTTATTAAGACAAAGTTTGGTAATACAAGATTAAGTATTCCCAGAGATCGTAATGGTGAATATGAGCCACAAATTGTTAAGAACTATGAGTCATCGATTAATGGTCTAGAGGAACAGATTCTAGCCCTCTATTCCAAAGGAATGTCTACTAGAGATATTGAGTCACACATGAATGATATATATGGTGTAGATGTTTCGCCTAGTTTAGTTAGTAAAGTGACAGATAAAATTCTACCACAAATAGTTGAGTGGCAATCTCGTCCGCTGGACCGAGTCTATCCCATTGTTTATCTAGATGCTGTTCACTTTAAGGTAAAGCATGAAAATCGCATTATCAATAAGGCAGCTTACACAGTTCTAGGTGTTAATTCCGATGGAATAAAGGATATTTTAGGAATATGGATTGGAGAAAATGAGAGCGCAAGCTTTTGGTTGAGTGTCTGTACTGACCTTAAAAGTCGTGGTGTTGAAGATATTTTGATTGCTTGTAAAGACGGACTTTCGGGCTTTTCAGAAGCGATTCAAAGTACATTTCCACAGACTCATATTCAGTTATGCGTGATTCATCAAATACGTAACACAATGAAGTATGTTGCATCAAAGGAGCGACAAGCATTTATGAATGATTTAAAGAAAGTCTATAAAGCTTCCATTCTAGAACAAGCTGAACTGGAATTTAAAAAACTAAAGGAATCATGGAATAACAAATATCCGAAGGTTATTGAATCATGGGAAGAAAATTGGTTAGAGCTGACGACTTACTTTTCATATCCAACGGAGATTAGAAAGATTATATATACTACTAATACGGTTGAGGGATTCCATCGGCAGTTAAGAAAAGTGACAAAAACTAAATCAGCTTATCCTACAGACAATGCATTAAAGAAAATCATCTATTTAGCTACTATGGATGCAATTGAAAAGTGGAATAAGCCAATTCCAGGATGGCTAGAATGTGAAGGACAATTTAAAATATTATTTGCGGGTCGCATTTAG
- a CDS encoding TIGR04104 family putative zinc finger protein encodes MPTCQHCGTEWSFKQTLKKMFTFTTAMQCPHCNEKQYYTKRARKRTALLSFASPFIILLNLFDISAYLLVGTFVLYCVFVMGVYPFLVELSNEEEPLW; translated from the coding sequence ATGCCAACATGTCAACATTGCGGAACTGAATGGAGTTTCAAACAAACGTTAAAAAAGATGTTTACATTCACTACTGCAATGCAATGCCCACATTGTAATGAAAAACAATATTACACAAAACGAGCAAGAAAACGAACTGCTCTTCTATCATTTGCCTCACCCTTTATTATTCTTTTAAACCTTTTTGATATATCAGCTTATCTTCTGGTTGGAACTTTCGTGCTTTATTGTGTATTTGTAATGGGCGTTTACCCTTTTTTAGTAGAACTATCGAATGAAGAAGAGCCTCTTTGGTAG
- a CDS encoding helix-turn-helix domain-containing protein codes for MSREIVNFGKYLKEYRENLHINQTEAAYMLGILPNTYSNYERCERPIPMHHLPKIKEVFDIPDELFLDMLLDRPRKKKKESPEEAITRLLDMRESYIVGVTRSVYDMVNDSGELRQLLGFLQMLDDSDRRPYLIGLREVMVIYGDMVDAGVKAGLGAGAEVLSGYDTGTREVTGSGTGVEVDFGSGSGWSDNLTNLIQSSAPLQTLIEFIASMDAKKRRIFLNGLNQILKVYDHLFEARLNGSRREHEEREE; via the coding sequence ATGAGTAGAGAGATTGTAAATTTCGGCAAGTATCTAAAAGAATATCGTGAAAACTTACATATCAATCAAACTGAAGCTGCCTACATGCTAGGTATCCTACCAAATACATATTCGAACTACGAACGGTGCGAACGTCCTATCCCGATGCATCATCTTCCAAAAATTAAGGAAGTATTCGACATTCCGGATGAACTATTTTTAGACATGCTGCTGGACCGACCGCGCAAGAAGAAGAAGGAGTCTCCAGAAGAAGCCATTACCCGTTTGTTAGATATGCGAGAGAGCTATATTGTGGGGGTAACACGTTCAGTCTATGATATGGTCAACGACTCCGGTGAACTTCGCCAACTACTCGGTTTTCTTCAAATGCTAGACGATAGTGATCGCCGTCCGTATTTAATTGGCTTGCGAGAGGTAATGGTGATTTATGGGGATATGGTAGATGCTGGTGTTAAGGCTGGATTGGGGGCAGGCGCGGAGGTGCTTTCAGGTTATGATACCGGTACTAGGGAGGTTACCGGTTCTGGAACTGGTGTGGAAGTGGATTTCGGTTCTGGATCGGGTTGGAGCGATAACTTAACGAACTTGATACAAAGTTCTGCTCCGTTGCAAACATTAATTGAATTTATCGCATCAATGGACGCAAAGAAACGCCGAATCTTTTTAAACGGCTTAAATCAAATTTTAAAAGTATATGACCATTTGTTTGAAGCCCGATTGAATGGATCAAGGAGAGAGCATGAGGAGCGGGAGGAGTAG
- a CDS encoding IDEAL domain-containing protein, with product MIQVQNMKPFYTKVTGDNLRLVFAYQYFSIMKEDELYHFIPVEGKEMIINLNTMQIENLSEIFVFQRGNRFVRYPLYQLLVQSDIHEHLLPIIDAAVAEKKAVQLVPTKEESEVDRIIHTLEEKNLERLIDEALAERNESLFYDLVIKQEKLKSRSS from the coding sequence ATGATTCAAGTTCAAAATATGAAGCCATTTTATACAAAGGTAACCGGTGACAATTTACGCTTGGTGTTTGCTTATCAGTATTTTTCCATTATGAAGGAAGATGAATTATATCATTTTATTCCTGTGGAAGGGAAAGAGATGATTATCAATCTAAACACGATGCAAATTGAAAACTTGTCAGAAATTTTTGTGTTCCAGCGCGGAAATCGCTTTGTCCGTTATCCACTTTACCAGTTGCTTGTGCAATCGGATATTCATGAGCATTTACTACCGATTATTGACGCAGCGGTAGCAGAGAAAAAAGCGGTACAACTAGTTCCAACTAAAGAAGAATCGGAAGTAGACCGTATTATTCACACATTAGAAGAAAAAAATCTAGAGCGCTTGATTGATGAAGCATTAGCAGAACGCAATGAATCACTATTTTATGATTTAGTCATCAAACAAGAAAAGCTAAAATCGAGAAGTAGTTAA